GGCGCGGTGGACAGCACCGCCAGGCGGCCGGTCTGGCGGCCCACCACCCGCCGCCACAGCTGCGGCCCGGCCAGCTCGCTGAGCACGTCGTCCGCACTGCCGGGCACGCACGCCCAGGCCCCCTCGGCGATCTCGCCCGCCAGCTGGCCGCGCGACCAGCCCGCGTAGCCGGCGAACACCCGCAGGCCCTGGACCCGCCCGGTCAGCTCGTCGGGGTCGGCGTCGAGGTCCACCAGGTGCACGCCGCCGGCCACCGGCCGCAGCGCGCACCCGTCCTCCGGGCCCCCGCTCGCCGCGGCAGCACACACGGCCAGGCACAGGGCGGTGTCGGTCTCGCACGGGCCGCCCACGTGGAACACGCCGGGGTCGACGGCGAGGTCGCACCAGACCGGCAGCACGTCGCGGATGTCGACCTGGCTGGGCCGCCCGAGCACCACGCCGAGCGTGCCGCCCTCGTTGTGGTCCAGCACGTAGACCACGGCGCCGGCGAAGTTCGGGTCGGTCAGGCCCGGCATCGCGACGAGCAGCGACCCGGGGCGGACGTCGTCCAGGCCCCCGGTCGAGAGCGCGGGGACGGCGTCCCGGCGACGGCGGCCCGTCGCGGGCCGGGCGGGACGACCCGGCTCGGGTTCGGGCGAGGACGGGGGAGTCATCACCGACCAGTGTGCCCCACCGCGACGCCCCCCGGCGGCGGCAGGCACACCCACGGGGGGAGGTCGCGCGGCCCGTCGTCGCCCGGGAGTGGAGGGGTCGCCACCGTAGGGTGACCGCGTGCCGCAGGGAACGACCGTGCGCACCCTGCTGTCCTCCGGCGGCTTCCGCCGGCTGCTGGCCACCCGGCTGTCCGCGCAGTTCGGGGACGGCGTGCTGCAGGCCGCCCTCGCCGGCACGCTGGTGTTCGACCCGCAGCGCGCCGCCGACCCGCTGGCGGTCGCCACCGGCTTCGCCGTCCTGCTGCTGCCCTGGTCGCTGGTCGGTCCGTTCGCCGGCGTCTGGCTGGACCGGTGGAGCCGGCGGCGGGTGCTGGTGCACGCCGGCGTGCTGCGCGCCGGCCTGGTCGCCGTCCTGGCCCTGCTCGTGGCCGGCGGCACCGCCGGTGCGCCGCTGCTGGTCACCGGGCTGCTGCTGTTCTCCGTCGCCCGCTTCGTGCTGTCGGCGCTGTCGGCGTCCCTGCCGCACACCACCGGTGACCTGGTGCCGGCCAACGCCCTGTCGACGACCGCCGGCGCGGTGGCCGCGGTCGCCGGCGGCGCGACCGCGATCGCCGTGCAGCAGGCCGCCGACCTCACCGGGGACGGCGGCTACGCGCTGGTCACCCTCGGCGCGGCCGGGCCCTACCTGCTG
This window of the Geodermatophilus sp. DSM 44513 genome carries:
- a CDS encoding YqgE/AlgH family protein, with translation MTPPSSPEPEPGRPARPATGRRRRDAVPALSTGGLDDVRPGSLLVAMPGLTDPNFAGAVVYVLDHNEGGTLGVVLGRPSQVDIRDVLPVWCDLAVDPGVFHVGGPCETDTALCLAVCAAAASGGPEDGCALRPVAGGVHLVDLDADPDELTGRVQGLRVFAGYAGWSRGQLAGEIAEGAWACVPGSADDVLSELAGPQLWRRVVGRQTGRLAVLSTAPADPTAN